The genomic interval ACCGCTTTGACGATCCCGGCGCGGGTTGCGAACTGCGTTTTGAGCCCCTGGATTGACAGGAGCGTATCGGCACCGACAGGCGCAGAGCTATGGGGCGCCGGGCTCATTGCTCATTCCTTGGGTTGAGGATGTCGCGAAGATGATCGCCCACCAGGTTGATGGCGACGACGAGCAGAGCCAGCGCAATGCCTGGAAAGAACGAAATCCAGTATTGGCCGGACAGCATGAACTCGAAGCCGTTGGCGATCAACATGCCGAGCGACGGCTGGGTGACCGGGACGCCTATGCCGAGATAAGACAGCGTGGCTTCTGCGGCGATGGCATGCGCCAGATCGATGGTTGCGATAACGATTAGTGGGGGCATGCAGTTGGGCAGCATGTGACGGAAGATGATGCGCCAAGGGCTCAGCGCGAGACAGCGCGCGGCCTGGATATACTCGCGGTTGCGCTCGACAAGCGCTGTTCCGCGCGCAGCCCGCGCAAAGTAAGCCCATTGCACGACGACAAGCGCGATGATCACCTTGTCGACGCCCTGCCCGAGCACCGACAGCATGATCAGCGCCACGAGAATAGCCGGAAACGAAAGCTGCAAATCGACGATACGCATCAAGATCGCGTCGACCTTGCCGCCGAAAAATGCCGCGGAAAGACCAACCGTCGCGCCGATCAGCAATGCTGCGCCGACGGACACAAAAGCCACCAACAGGCTGGTCCGCATGCCATAAAGCACGGCGGATAGCACATCGCGCGCTTGGCCGTCGGTGCCGAGCCAATAGGTCATGCCGTTCGTTTCAGCGACGCTGCCGGGCGGAAGTTGGGAGTCAAAGATATCGAGCTTGCCGATATCAAACGGATTCTGCGGCGCGATCCACGGCGCAACGATCGCTGGCAGGATTAGAATAGCCAGCAATATCAGCCCGGCTACCGCCAGCTTGTTTTCTACGAACTGGCGGGCAAAGCGCTGGAAGGGGCGCTCGACGGCCACTACGGATTGCGTCGGTTCTTGCGTTATGGTCATCAGTCACGCACCTTTTCGCGAGCGGTCGGGTCGATCAGCATGCAGACGATGTCAATCAGCAGGTTGAGGGTGATCAGGAAGCCAACCATCAGCACGAGGTAGGCGACCACGACCGGCCGATCGAGCGTGATGATGGAGTCGATCAAAAGCTTGCCCATACCCGGCCAGGAAAAGACCGTCTCGGTGACGACCGCAAAGGCCACTGCCTGGCCGAATTCGAGACCGGCAACTGTGATGATCGGGATGAGGATATTCTTGAGCAGATGCACCCGCAGAATGCGCGGTGACCGCAGGCCCTTGGCACGGGCAAACTTGATATAGTCCATCGGCAGGACTTCGCGGGTGGCGGCGCGGGTCACCCGGATGATGAGAGCTGCCTTGGCCAGCCCAAGCGTCAAGGCGGGCAAAATCAGGTGACGCCAGCCGTCAGCTGTCAGAACGCTCAGCGAGATATTACCGAGCCGAACCACTTCGCCGCGCCCCGACGCTGGCAGCACGCCAAGATAGACGGAAAACAGCATGATCAGCATAAGGCCGATCCAGAAATTGGGCAGGCTGAAACCGAGGATGGACGTGGTCATGACGGCCTTGGACGAGATCGCCTTTGGCCTTAGGCCGGCCAGCATGCCCAGCGGAACACCAACAAGCACGGCAAAGCCCATAGCAACGACGACCAGTTCGAACGTGGCAGGCATACGCTCGAAAATCAGCTGCATGGCCGGCTGCCCGGTCAGAAAACTGCGGCCGAAATCACCGCGCAAGGCGTTGCCGGCAAAGGTGAGATACTGCACCCATATCGGCTGATCGAGGCCGAGAGACTGGCGCACGGCATCGCGTTCGAGATCGGTAGCCTCGGGGCTCACCAGCATCGAGGTGGGATCTCCCACCAGATAAAGGCCCACGAACACCAGGATCGACATGATCAGGATCGCGCCGGCGGCCTGCATCAAGCGGTTGAGGATGAAAACGGGCATGCGGGTTCCTTCAAGACGGGCCGGCCCCAGGCCGAATGGCAGGGGCCGGCTGCAGATTACTCGACGGAAACCACGCCTTGCGGCAGCGTGTACTGGTCGGCACGACCATCAATGGTGATGCCATTGCGCATCGCCCATACCGGCACTTCAAAATGCAGGGGAAGGATGCCGTAGTCGTTCATCACCATGCCATCAGCCTGCTCGAGCAGCGCCTTGCGTTGGTCATCATCCATGGTGGCATTGGCCAGCGTAATCAGCGCATCGACCTCTGGATTGGAATAGCGACCACCATTCGCCGTGCCCGTGCCCTGTTCGCGGTTGAATGTCGACGCCTGTGCATTGAGCGTGGTGAGGTTTTCGCCGGTGCTGTTGCCCCATGATCCGAGATAGGCGCTGTACTGCAGTTCGTCACGGTTCTTGAAAAAGACCGGCGGCGCAGCCGCGTTGACTTCGGTCGTTACACCAATCCGGCTCCACATGGCGGCCACCGTCTGGGCGATGCGGGCATCGTTGACATAGCGGCCATTTGGCGTGCCAAGGGTGATCGTGAAGCCGTCGGGATAGCCGGCTTCAGCAAGCAGGGCCCGGGCCTTCTCAACATCGACCTTTGGGGCCGTGGCATGATCCGGGCTGGAGCCAAAGAAAGTGGAGGGGATCATGTCGCCTGCGGCCACCGCGACGCCACCCATGACTCGGCTGACAATGCCCTCGCGATCGATGGCCAGCGACAGCGCTTCGCGCACTCGTTTGTCGGTCAATGGATTGGCACCTTCGGCACCGCCAATGCCCGGGCTCTGGCGATCCTGCTGATCGAGCGCGATGTAGATGACGCGCCCCGCCGGTGCTTGTTCGACGGTGAAGGCCGGGTTGTTCTTGAAGTCGTCCAGGTTTGCCGTTGGTGGATCTTCCATCAGATCAATGTCACCGGCAAGAAGCGCTGCGGCGCGCGCAGCGGGATTGGTCATCGGGCGGAAGATAACTTGATCCCATTCAGGTGCATTACCCCAATAATTGGGATTACGAGCGACGACTAGGTCCGCGCCCTTTTGCCAGGACACGAAGGTGAACGGGCCCGTGCCGATCAGGCCCTCGCCGCGATTGAGTTCGGTTGTCGTCTTGCCTTCGGGAGCAGGACCTGACGCCGCCGCCTTGGACATGATGGGGATCGAGGTGATGTCCGTCAGCAGCAAGGGGTGCGGCCTGAGCGTGGTGATGCGCACCGTCTGATCATCAACCGCCTCGACCTTTTCGATCTGGCGCGTGAACAGGGTGAAGGAAGTCGGGCTGTTGGGTACCTTGGCGACACGCTCGAAGGTAAAGACCACGTCTTCGGCAGTCAGCGGCGATCCATCCGAGAACGTGACCCCATCGCGCAGATGGAACAGCCATTCGGTGGGGCTGACATTTTCCCAACTATCGGCAAGCGCGGGCTGTGGCACCACTTCGGCATCCATCATCACCAGCGGCTCAAACATCGTGAAAGCCACCTGCATGTTGGTGGCAAGGACGTGAAATTGGGGATCGAGTGAGCTTGGCTCGGACTTTACGCCAATGGTCAGATCAGCCGCAGATAGCGGCATGGTTCCCAGAATTACGGCAGCAACGGTAGTCATTAGCTTGGCTTGTAAAAAGCGCATCTGTTTCTCCTTCTTGCCCTCGCCGCTATCGTGACGAGGCGTTCCCTGACGGCTGGTCGACACAATCCAAGACGTGCGGCTACCCGTTGCTTGCGAATGGATCGGGCGAAGCCATCCAATCGGCGCACGTAGCCCCAAACCCACTCTTGCACGTGATCGCAAACCCCTCGTCTGCGTCCCGCATGAGTATCTCGGGTCCCACCAGATCCATGCAGGATCGGGTTGAGGACCGCCCCATACTTCGTTCAGAAACCGGTCCAGGCAACGAACTTACGAGGCAGCCATCATGAGTTTTGGTTATATTGACACGGACAAAATGCTGCCGAAATCGCCAGAGTGCATCAAAATACTGCACTTTGGCGCTAGACGACGGCGATCTTACGCGCCAAGATCATTTCCGCCGGTCATGTTGCGGCCGTCAAGGAGACATGAGTGGACTTGCGACAGCTGCGAAATCTGGTTTTCGTCGCCCGGCATGCCAGCTTCGGCATTGCGGCCGACAAGCTCAATGTCACCCAGCCAGCGCTGAGCAAGAGTATCAGGGCACTTGAGCAATCGGTGGGCGTCCGATTGTTGGACCGAGGGCCTTGGGGCGTCAAGCCGACCGAGTATGGTCTTCGCCTGATCGAATATGGCGAGCTTGTTCTGACATTGACCGACGAGGCGCGCAGCGAGATGGATGCGATGCGCGGGGCCCGGCGCGGCGTACTCCGTGTCGGCGCGATCGCGACCGCCATGCGCGAAATCGTGCCTCGGGCGACGCGACAGTTTTTGTCCCGGCAGCCCGATGTCGCCGTCACCCTGAACGAAGAGCTGAGTTCGGCTCTGCTGGCCATGCTGGTCAACGGCTCGATCGACATGGCCATCATCACCCGACCGCGTGACTTTCCAAGCGATGAAGTCGAGTTTCGCGAGATCCTCGAACTGCCGATGGATATCGTCGCGGACCGCAAACATCCACTCGCCCAACAGCAAAGAGTGAGCCTATCCGACCTGACACAGTATCAGTGGATCATTCCCGCACGCCCCGATCCCGACCGGCTTGCATTGGATACCCTGTTCTCATCGGCCAGGCTGTTGCCACCGCAGGCGGCATGCGAAACGACATCCTCGACGCTTCAGATTGCAATGCTGACCAATTCCTTGTGGCTCAGTTATCTGACGCGGAGCAGCGCCTATACCCAAAATCCCGATGCCGCGCTGATGCCACTCAAGATCGAAGGCCAAACCTGGACCCGCCGCCTCGGCATCGCCACCCGCAAACGCAGCGTCGTTCGCCCGGTGGTGAGTGCGTATCTGAACGAGGTCGAGGGCATCTGCAGCGAAATTGGGATGCGCAGTGTAGTCAGCAGATGAACTCTGCGCCAGCGGACCGACTTTAGGCAGCCATAACTGGGCTTAGTCTTTTGTAGTAATGTCCTCAAAGCTAGTAACTTTCGAATTTTTCTTCTAGGACAACTAGCCTGACCTCGTCTCGAATGGATTCCCGCCGCTTCAGAACGTCTGGTTTCGGTACCTCGTCCCCCAAAAGCGGACTGACCGCTTCCGGCCCCATTCTGGACATTGGCAGTCATGCTGGTGAATGGCGGAAGTGGGGCCGAAAGCGGAATGGTATGTTTTGGGCGGCGGGTCTAAAGAGCAGACTCTCGCCAATTGAATGCCCCGCAGACCACCTTGGGCCGACGTTGATCTGCGCTGGATTGGCGACTGCCACAGCTATTTTTCAGCCGAACGTTCCAGTAATTCAGTTACGTCAGTCGCGGGCGTGCAGGTTCAATGCATTGTGGGCGGCCATCATTGCCGTCTTCGCGTTTCCGGAGCGCGCCGAAACTTAATCATGCCTGAGATCTCGAAGGCCGTTTTAGACGTCGAGTAGTAGCATATCACAATCATCTGGACCGCCGTACAAGCCCAGTGGCCAAGTTCCGTGGGCCTCTATTCGGATCGAACCTACAACGCCCACAATCAATCTGCCCACAATAGACGTTACCTTGCGCCGATAAGGTCTTGTCTTCAAGATCAAGCGGTTCTCTCAATCAGCCAGAAAAAGGCCGAATTCCCGCATAGCCGGCACGAAGTTCTTGTTCTCGTGTCCTGGGCGGGTGAGCTTGATGAGTGCAAAGCGCTGTTGGTCGGTGAGGGCGCGCCACTGCGATAGCGACGGAGCTGATACGTCTTCTCCCTTCGCTTGAAGTACTACGACCTCAGGCACCGTATTGGTGTTGGACCAGTTTGCGCTATCGGCCGGATCGATCCGGTCGATGGTTCCGCCGGTCGCTGTCACCCATTCTTCGATCATCGCGCCGATTGTGTGCCGATCGGCAGCACCACCGCATGGCACCTCCAGCAATCTGCCGCGCTGATCGCGGTCCAGACGCGACCATTGTCGCAGCGAGAGCTTGATGCCGACCAGATCCAGCTTGAGCCGAACTGCCATTGGGATGCAGCGGAGGCTGCCGGCGAAATCCTTTTCGAAGTCAAAAATCCTATCTGGCATGGCTTTTCCCGGGGTTTGGTGAGCTCGATTGGCGCCTGCGCTCAGGCCAGCCTGCACTCGACGATCGCTGCCATCATCGCCGCGCCGGGAACGATGGCGTCGTCGTTGAAATCATAGGCGCCATTGTGCACAGGGGCGCTATTCTCCCCATTGCCGATGAAAAAATGTGCGCCAGGCCGCTGTTCTAGCATGAAGGCAAAATCCTCGGATCCCATGCCGACAGGCTTGTCAGGGTTGACGTTTTCCCTGCCGAACAGGCTGATGGCGACATCGGTGACCACGTCCACCTCATGCAAATCATTAATCAGAGGCGCAAATATCAGGCGAAAACCGCAGCTTGCCGAGCATCCCGATGCTTCGGCCATGGCCTTTGCGGTCTGTTCAATCTCGCTCTGCAATCGTTCCAGCACAGCGCGCGAATGCGCGCGGACCGTGCCGGACATGGTCATCGCCGCGGGAATGATGTTGTAACCGCCATCAGCCTGAAACCTAGTCACGCTCAGGATCGCCGGTTCCAATGCGGAAATCCGCTGAGCGACAAGCGTATTAAGGGCCGCCGCGATCTGGCATCCGGCTAGGATCGGGTTGGTTCCCAGATGCGGACTGGCCGCATGAGCGCCTTTGCCGGTCACGCTGATATCGAAGAATACGCCGCCGGCGCTGGACCGTCCCCGGCAAATGGCGACTTTGCCGACAGCCAGCATCGGCAGATTGTGCAGTGCATAGATCGTGTCGCAGGGAAAGCGCTCGAACAAGCCGTCTTCCAGCATTGCGACGGCACCGCCCAGCCCTTCTTCGGCAGGCTGAAAGATCAGGTTCACTATACCGTCGAACCGTCGCGTCTCGGCCAGATAGCGCGCCACGCCCAACAGGATCGCCGTGTGCCCGTCATGCCCACAGGCATGAGACACGCCCGCGACCGTGCTACGGTAAGGCAGCGCGTTGTGATCTTCCTGTATGGGCAGGGCATCCATATCGGCGCGCAAGCCCACGCTGCGGGTTCCATTGCCGGAGCGGAGCACGCCCACCACGCCGGTGCCGCCGACCCCGCGATGGGTTTCGATGCCGAGGCTTTCAAGCTCAGAAGCGACCACATCGGCGGTCTCGAACTCCTGCAACCCAAGTTCCGGATTGGCATGGATCCGATGGCGGATCTGCATCAGATCGGCTTTGAAACCGGCAATATGGTTGGCAATCGTCATCTTGAGCATCCATATCCCGCGGGTTCGCAGGCAGCGCCAATCAAAGCGGCGCTACCCACGGGTTCGAACTTACTCGTCCAGCCAGGCGTTGCCCCAGCGGCCGTTGCCCATCCATCCCCACAGGCCATGCAGCTTCTGGGAGGAGCCATCGAAGCCGCTGAGTTCATGCAGCATCACCAGCGGCAGGTCTCGCACCAAGATGGGCGTGATCGACTGGTAGATGCGGGCGCGCTCTTCCTCCGATGTCGCCTTGGCGCCATCGGTGAACAGCTGATCGACTTCGGGGTTGGAATAGCCGGGGGCATTGCCGGATACGCGGCCGATAGCATCGGTGATAAAGGCTCGGGCAATACCAATGGCCGGGTCGCCGTAGGAACTGAAGTCATTGAGATAGATGTCGAAATCGCGCTCGACGAAGACACGTGGCATCACCACAGCCAGATCGAGAGGCTCGAGCGTGACATCGACACCCACTTCACGCCAGTTTGCCTTCAAGGCCAACGCGGCCAGGTGCCGCTCGGGAATCGCACCGCTATAGATCATCTTCACCCCGAAGCGCGTGCCGTCTGGGCCGGCTTGATACCCCGCCTCGTCCAGCATCTGCGCTGCTCTCTCTAGGTCGAAGGGATGCGTTTGATCGTAGTTCACGTCCGGATTTGCTGCCCAGGCGATTTCGATCGGCCATGGCGCGCGGCCCGGTTCGCCATAGCCGGAAAAGGCGTTGTCGTGAATGAACTGACGATCCGAAGCGCGGAGAAGGGCATCGCGCACGCGAACATCGCTCATCGGCTCGCGTTCGAGGTTGAACGACATATAGGTCATGTTCGGGGCAAAGCCCGATTTCGTAACCTTCAGGTCCGGATTGCTTTCGACCAACTTGGCGTCATTGAGCGGGAAATAGACCATTGGAATGAAGTCGATCTCGCCCGATATCAGTGCC from Devosia sp. 2618 carries:
- a CDS encoding amidohydrolase produces the protein MTIANHIAGFKADLMQIRHRIHANPELGLQEFETADVVASELESLGIETHRGVGGTGVVGVLRSGNGTRSVGLRADMDALPIQEDHNALPYRSTVAGVSHACGHDGHTAILLGVARYLAETRRFDGIVNLIFQPAEEGLGGAVAMLEDGLFERFPCDTIYALHNLPMLAVGKVAICRGRSSAGGVFFDISVTGKGAHAASPHLGTNPILAGCQIAAALNTLVAQRISALEPAILSVTRFQADGGYNIIPAAMTMSGTVRAHSRAVLERLQSEIEQTAKAMAEASGCSASCGFRLIFAPLINDLHEVDVVTDVAISLFGRENVNPDKPVGMGSEDFAFMLEQRPGAHFFIGNGENSAPVHNGAYDFNDDAIVPGAAMMAAIVECRLA
- a CDS encoding ABC transporter substrate-binding protein, which codes for MREFTATSAAVLAALLLTAPALAQSAPRPGGTAIIGLGAEPQGFNSALTSATPDALTGCMVYEGLVTTANDNGVETIQPLLAESWDVSEDGLTYTFHLRQANWQDGEPFTSEDVRYTLEEVVSKFSPIFSTQVGSNLLAVETPDEHTAVIRLREPYAPLLKTLNCTYSAPILPAHLFKGTDVKTNPATNQQPVGTGPFRFEGWERGSHITLVRNETYWDEGKPYLDGLIIRNLPNAASRIQALISGEIDFIPMVYFPLNDAKLVESNPDLKVTKSGFAPNMTYMSFNLEREPMSDVRVRDALLRASDRQFIHDNAFSGYGEPGRAPWPIEIAWAANPDVNYDQTHPFDLERAAQMLDEAGYQAGPDGTRFGVKMIYSGAIPERHLAALALKANWREVGVDVTLEPLDLAVVMPRVFVERDFDIYLNDFSSYGDPAIGIARAFITDAIGRVSGNAPGYSNPEVDQLFTDGAKATSEEERARIYQSITPILVRDLPLVMLHELSGFDGSSQKLHGLWGWMGNGRWGNAWLDE
- a CDS encoding ABC transporter permease; its protein translation is MTITQEPTQSVVAVERPFQRFARQFVENKLAVAGLILLAILILPAIVAPWIAPQNPFDIGKLDIFDSQLPPGSVAETNGMTYWLGTDGQARDVLSAVLYGMRTSLLVAFVSVGAALLIGATVGLSAAFFGGKVDAILMRIVDLQLSFPAILVALIMLSVLGQGVDKVIIALVVVQWAYFARAARGTALVERNREYIQAARCLALSPWRIIFRHMLPNCMPPLIVIATIDLAHAIAAEATLSYLGIGVPVTQPSLGMLIANGFEFMLSGQYWISFFPGIALALLVVAINLVGDHLRDILNPRNEQ
- a CDS encoding ABC transporter permease — translated: MPVFILNRLMQAAGAILIMSILVFVGLYLVGDPTSMLVSPEATDLERDAVRQSLGLDQPIWVQYLTFAGNALRGDFGRSFLTGQPAMQLIFERMPATFELVVVAMGFAVLVGVPLGMLAGLRPKAISSKAVMTTSILGFSLPNFWIGLMLIMLFSVYLGVLPASGRGEVVRLGNISLSVLTADGWRHLILPALTLGLAKAALIIRVTRAATREVLPMDYIKFARAKGLRSPRILRVHLLKNILIPIITVAGLEFGQAVAFAVVTETVFSWPGMGKLLIDSIITLDRPVVVAYLVLMVGFLITLNLLIDIVCMLIDPTAREKVRD
- a CDS encoding ABC transporter substrate-binding protein — translated: MRFLQAKLMTTVAAVILGTMPLSAADLTIGVKSEPSSLDPQFHVLATNMQVAFTMFEPLVMMDAEVVPQPALADSWENVSPTEWLFHLRDGVTFSDGSPLTAEDVVFTFERVAKVPNSPTSFTLFTRQIEKVEAVDDQTVRITTLRPHPLLLTDITSIPIMSKAAASGPAPEGKTTTELNRGEGLIGTGPFTFVSWQKGADLVVARNPNYWGNAPEWDQVIFRPMTNPAARAAALLAGDIDLMEDPPTANLDDFKNNPAFTVEQAPAGRVIYIALDQQDRQSPGIGGAEGANPLTDKRVREALSLAIDREGIVSRVMGGVAVAAGDMIPSTFFGSSPDHATAPKVDVEKARALLAEAGYPDGFTITLGTPNGRYVNDARIAQTVAAMWSRIGVTTEVNAAAPPVFFKNRDELQYSAYLGSWGNSTGENLTTLNAQASTFNREQGTGTANGGRYSNPEVDALITLANATMDDDQRKALLEQADGMVMNDYGILPLHFEVPVWAMRNGITIDGRADQYTLPQGVVSVE
- a CDS encoding nitrate reductase associated protein codes for the protein MPDRIFDFEKDFAGSLRCIPMAVRLKLDLVGIKLSLRQWSRLDRDQRGRLLEVPCGGAADRHTIGAMIEEWVTATGGTIDRIDPADSANWSNTNTVPEVVVLQAKGEDVSAPSLSQWRALTDQQRFALIKLTRPGHENKNFVPAMREFGLFLAD
- a CDS encoding LysR family transcriptional regulator produces the protein MDLRQLRNLVFVARHASFGIAADKLNVTQPALSKSIRALEQSVGVRLLDRGPWGVKPTEYGLRLIEYGELVLTLTDEARSEMDAMRGARRGVLRVGAIATAMREIVPRATRQFLSRQPDVAVTLNEELSSALLAMLVNGSIDMAIITRPRDFPSDEVEFREILELPMDIVADRKHPLAQQQRVSLSDLTQYQWIIPARPDPDRLALDTLFSSARLLPPQAACETTSSTLQIAMLTNSLWLSYLTRSSAYTQNPDAALMPLKIEGQTWTRRLGIATRKRSVVRPVVSAYLNEVEGICSEIGMRSVVSR